TCTTCGATTAAAAACAACCAAAAACGAAACTATTAACAGTTTTCAGGCGCGCCTAAGCGCAGGCAAGCAAGTCGTGCAATCCTGCAGCAACAAAATCCAAGGGGAATGAAAGAGAGCATAAGGCAGCGGCGAGAATACAGCCGACGATAGTAAGCACTCCTAAAACAAAATTCACTACGGTAACAACAACCAATGAGATTAATAAAGTTGCTAAATCATAGACAGACGCTAGAATGCCAACCCCAAAGATCTCTAGAACTCCCCTGAAGATATGAGACATGACATTAATTTTACCGCTCATGGTGTCCACACGGGAATATCCACGCTTGTTGTCGAACGTCCTCATGGCATCGACTGCTCGAGATATTCTACGCGCTCCACTAACAGCTCCCAGAACGGGAATAGAACCGATAATATTACTACAAGGCTCCTTAGCCCAAGACTCGAAACCAAAAGCATTAAATGATGGTATAAGAGGTCGGCCTGACGTCATTGTGATCTCCCAGAATTGATCTTGAAAAACGAGGGAAAATTGTACCACGGGAGAATTTTTTTTTTGTACGAAATTATTTTTAGAATGTGGAGCGAGAAGGTGTTCAGAAATCGTTTTTATTTTAAAATATTTTTTCCCAGCTCCTTATTTAAAATAATTTTTTCCAACTCTTTTTCATTAATTCCTAAAGATGAAGAAATTAATTTCAAAGCATTTTTGTGAATAAAACCACATCTGAGCATTCCTAGGGAAAGAATAGAGACGACCTTTTCAAAAGCCTTTTCTCCTCCTCTTGGAAGAATAACTAAAATTTTCTCTTTTAATTTTGAGTTTTCTAGGAAAGCCAGGAGTAAGCAAGATACGTCTGGATGAAATCGAGAAAAGAATTGTTGGAATTCTGAAGATAAATTAGGCAAATTGTTCGCGAAGGAGATGAGTCCTAGTGAATTTTTGGGAAGATAATTTTCTATTTTAGAAAAAAATTGTCTGACTCTTTTCATAAGATTTTGATGTTGTTCTCTTTCAGAGAAAGCTAACGTCAACTGTTTTGCAAATTTTTCGTTTCTTCTTAAATCAGCACAGCACTCATCAAAAGTTAACGAAGGAGAGGAAACATCGTATCTGAGAAGTTTTTTTAGCAATCGATCCACGCTGGGATTCAAGAGACTTATCATTTCCAAATAATTTCCTCTAATGAAGAATTTGTGTATGACCTCATCTTCTTCTAGATGTAGTTTTTGAGAAAGGTTCCTTATCAAGTGGGTCTTCAATTCTGAGTTCTTTGATATTAACCAGCCACTTAGAAACAAATTTGTTAGAGTGAGAAAGTCAATTAAGGCTGCTTTTTTTGATGCAATGTCCGCGTTTGGCTCTAAAATCATCTTTTTTAGAGAAAACAAAGGTTCTAAATAATTTAGAGTTTCTTGTGTTGATTGACTTTTTATGAGGGCCAAGAGGAAAAATACGCCGCTGTCCTCATTTGCTAGGATATGATTAATATGCTTGAGCAGTTCAGAGATCTCAGAGCTTGATCCTATTCCAGAATAAAGGTAGGAGGCTTGGTAGGGTGTGATTAAATCTTGGCCGGAGCTAATTTTTTTTCCTAGTTGATCTATGTTTTTAGAGATCAATAATAGGCTTTGCTTAATCTCCCCCCCCTCTTTTTCTAGATTTCTTTGTTTTGTTTTTTTTTCAGATCTTAGGAGATTTTTGTAGTGACTTAAGTTTTGAGGCGCAAGAAAAGAAGATTCATTCAAATTGCTATTTTTTTTGTTTAAAACTTTTTTGGTTTCGAGTTGTTTGTTTTTTTTAAGGGTCTCTTTATTTACTTCTTTATTTGAAGTAGACGAGGGCATAGATGAATTAGTTTCTACGTTTTGGAGGGAAGATTTTCTTATGGGTGATTCTAGTTTACCTAATATTTCGTCTATTTCTTTCAACTCTTTGCTTATCTTAAGTCTACGCGGTTGATCATTGGATGAATGAGTTTTTGTGAGGTTGGGGTTAAATACTTTTGACTGTTCTTTGACTTGAGTAGTGGATTCTTTTATGAATTTATTATTTATTCGTACAATCTCGCGAGCTCTGAGTAGCATTCGTGTGATCAAGATTGTAGATGTCACTACTGAGATAGACAAAGCTATTGCCGGAGCCAAAATCATTAAGCCAGCGCCGGGAAGAGCGAATTGAAGAGTTACCAGTGTTATTGCTACTAAGATAGTCAGTGCTACCGCTGTAATAGCTATCAGTCTTTCTTTTCTCTGATATTTTTCTAACTCATTAATTGTTAGTTTGTAGTCTTTGTTTGAGATGTTTTTTTCATCCCCTGTCTTGTTTTGAGAATTTTGATTGGAATAATTTGTTATTCTCGAGGTGGGATTCATAATAAAAAAATAATTAATATGGTTAGTTAATTTTAATAATTATTTCTTTTTAATTTAATATTGTTTTAGCTTTTTAAATTAACATGTCAAAGTTTCTTGACAAACAAGACCTATATGCGGAAACTCTGATTTTGTTCTTAACGGAGGTGGGGTATATGCAAAAGATAGAAGATTTACTGGGTGGTGATAGTGATAACTTATTGACATACAGCTGTACAAAGATAAAAAAAGAAAGCTTGACGCTACCTTCAGGAGACTTCGTCGATAGAGTTTTTTCTCAGTCAGACAGAAACAACAAAGTGTTAAGATCTTTACAAACTTTGTTTTCACATGGAAGACTGTCGGGTACAGGCTACTTATCAATCCTCCCCGTCGATCAGGGTATAGAACATTCTGCTGGTGCATCGTTTGCTGCAAACCCCATGTACTTTGACCCTGAAAATATTATCAAATTAGCTATAGAAGGAGGATGCAACGCTGTCGCTTCTTCGTATGGTGTCCTTTCTCTAATGTCGAGGAAGTATGCTCATAAAATTCCTTTTATTCTAAAAATTAATCATAATGAGTTGCTTACCTACCCGAATAAACACAGACAGGTTATGTTCTCCAGAGTAGAGGATGCTTATAATATGGGGGCCATTGCTGTAGGAGCTACAATTTATTTTGGTTCAGAAACTTCTTCTGAGGAAATAGTTGAAGTTTCTGAGTCCTTCGCCTTGGCGAGAGAACTTGGCTTGGGAACAATTTTGTGGTGCTACATAAGGAATGCATCTTTTGTTCACGAGGGAAAAGACTATCATACTGCCTCAGATTTAACGGGCCAAGCTGATCATTTGGGAGCCTCGCTAGGAGCAGATATAGTGAAGCAAAAATTGCCTGAAACACAAGGCGGATACACTGCTATAAAATTTGGTAAAACTGATCCTAGAGTTTATAGTGAGTTGTCTTCAGATCATCCAATAGATCTTTGCAGATACCAGCTAATGAATAGTTATGCGGGTAAGGTTGGGCTCATTAATTCTGGAGGAGCTTCGGGAGATAATGACTTGAAGGATGCGGCGAGAACAGCTGTTATCAATAAGCGAGCTGGAGGTATGGGACTTATTTTAGGGAGAAAAGCTTTCCAGAAGTCTTTTAAAGAGGGAATTAAGTTGCTAAATTTAGTTCAGGATATATACTTAGATCCCTCAATCACTATAGCATAATTCGTTAAGGTAAGGTATGCATTCTTCGAAAACTTCGAAAGGATCTTTAGGGACGTTTACCGTTGGGATGCTTTCTTTAGCTGTTGTTATCAGTTTGAGAAACTTGCCCTTAACAGCTAAACATGGGCTCTCTACTCTTTTCTACTATGTTTTGGCTGTTTTGTGTTTTATGGTTCCCTATGCATTAATTTCAGCTGAGTTAGCTTCTTTTAAACCTCAAGGTATATACGTCTGGGTACGGGACTCTCTAGGTAAATGGTGGGGCTTTTTTGCCGTTTGGATGCAGTGGTTCCATAACATGACTTGGTACCCTGCTATGTTAGCTTTCATTGGCAGCAGTTTGGTTTATAAAATGTACCCCGATATGGCGCAAAACAAACTTTACTTATCCAGCGTAGTTTTGGTGGGGTTCTGGGGGCTAACTTTTTTTAATTTCTTTGGTATTTCTACTTCTGCTTTGTTCAGCACGATTTGTGTTATTGTTGGAACTATTATTCCCGGGATTATTTTGGTAAGCTTAGCTTTATTTTGGGTGTTTAGTGGGAATTCCATAGCTATTTCTTTGAATCCTAGGGATATCATTCCAGATTTCGGTTCGCAGACTTCTTTAGCTTTGTTGGCAGGAATGTTGTTAGCGTTATGTGGACTGGAAGCTAATGCTAATTTAGCTTCGGATATGCGTGATCCTAAAAGGAGCTATCCTAAAGCTGTTTTAATTGGAGCTATGTTGACTTTGGCTATCCTAGTGCTAGGATCTCTTTCAATAGCTGTTGTCATTCCCAAAGATCAAATCAGTTTGGTATCGGGCTTGGTCACGGCTTTCAATTTATTCTTCCAAAAATATAACCTTTCTTGGATGACCATGATAGTCGTTTTTATGACCATAGCGGGATCCCTAGGAGAATTGAATGCATGGATGTTTGCTGGGACAAAAGGATTATTTATCTCCACCCAAAATGATTGTTTGCCAAAAATCTTTAAGAAGACGAACTCTAGAGGTGTGCCAGTCAATTTAATGTTGTTTCAGGCTATTGTTGTGACAGGTTTTTCGGCGTTGTTTTTACTGCTTGGAACGGCAGATATTGCGTACTGGGTTTTAAGCGCTTTAAGCGTTCAAATGTATTTAATGATGTATGTTTGTCTGTTTATAGCTGGCCCTGTTCTTAGAAAAAAGGAACCCAAGGCTGAAAGGATTTTTGTCGTTCCGGGAAAAAACATAGGTATATACATTCTCTCTTTCTTGGGCATTCTTTCCTGCTTTTTTGCGCTTTTCGTTAGCATTTTACCTCCTGAAGGAGTCTCTTATAAGCACTACACCCTGTGGCTTTCCAGTGGTTTCTTGCTTAATTGCTTTATTCCCGTAGGAATTTTTCTTTCACAAAAGAAGAGAGGAAAATCTTTTTAGAAGATCGTATAACGTTAAAATATGTTGGGAAAGAGAAGCTGTAAGATACGATTATTTTTTACAGCGATTGTGAAATCTTCTTCAGATATGTTTGTCCTTTCCAGGAATTTTCTTACTTCTTTCTGAGAGGCTATTCCGAAGTTACTAGTGCCGGAAAATATGGGCGAAGCTATGTTTTCTAGTACCTCTGGAGAGAGTGGAGAATAAACCTTAATGATTTCTTGGAGTTCTTTGCTTTCTCTTATTATTTCTAAAATCAAAAATGGATCAGAAAGGAATTCTTCTAAGTTGTTTTTGATCTCCTCTACAGAGCTAGTGATAGCATTTATTCTAAAAACGGCTTTGCCTAACAGGAGCACCTTACTTGTAGGTAGTTTAAATACTGAAAGCAACTGTATTAGCCATTCTTTTTTTTGAGAAATCTTTCTCTGATCTTCGAGCTTATCACTAGCATACGCTAAGGAATTTATAGTCGTTTTTTTCCTGGAAACTGTCTCCAATAAACTTATCGGGGATAATTCTTCAATAGTGTTAGTCTGAAGGATAAAATTAGCGGTTTCTTTTGATAAGCTCTTTAGGATTAATCCTATAAAATTCCCCGCTTGTAAAAAGGAATCAACCTCTTTTATTTCGGGAAATCTTTGCTTAATAATTTCCTTAGCAGAATCCCTATCATTGAGACTTTTCATTATTTTGCCATAGAGAAAGACATTTGCTAGTCTGAGATTAGCAAGGACTGTTTCCTTTAGAAAATTTTTAGGATTTATCGACTCAGAGAATTTTCGGGTGATACTATTTATTAGAGATATAGAGGGATAGAATTTTTGTGAAGGAGAAGCGAATTCATTACGCCAAAACAAAGATATTCTTTCTCCGTTATGTTCTAAGAAGGTTACGGAGAACTTTAGAAATGCTTCAAGAAATTCTTCTCCATTGCAGTTGCTTATAAGAGAAATATTATCAATGGGTTCCTTAAGATAGACGTAATCTTTAAACAAGATCTCTTTAATAATATTTACTGTGGAGGGCGGCTCCTTTTTTTTGCGTGAAGTAATGCTATGGAAAGCTATCAAAAGATTTTCAATCTGTCGACTTCTATCTGGTTCTGGTTTTTTGTACTCTCCTAAGTGGAGTCCCATAGGAACAAAAAAAGAATTTGGAAAATTGTTTTCAGAAAAATCGGTGTTTCTGTCTTTTTCAAAGATGAGTAGTTTATTTAGGATTTTAGATGGAAAAAACGTTGTAGATTCTAGCTGTTCCAAGCGAGAAGAAAGGATCTTTTTATAATAGCAAATGTAAGAGATAACACCCATGGCAGAGAGTATAAAAGTTGTGAAAAATACGATAGAGACAACTGTAGATACTGGGACAATGAATCCGATAGTTAAACAAAGAAAAGAAAATGTAATCATTCCCAAGATATAAAAAATTGCAGGCAAGATGTAGTCGAGGGACCATTTAGAATAGTGTCTTCTAAGGGAGAATTCGCAAAAAGAAACAGGGGTTTCTTGACTGAGAATCATGTTGATCATTGGACTAGCTTTTAAATAGATTGGGAAATAATAGCTCCAGGAATGTCCCTTCAGATATGGATTTTAGAAAAGATGCTTCATTCAGCCCAAAACGATTGCAGAATAACTGAATATCTTTTTTCGTAAACACCCTGCTGGAGATTCCCCCTAAAATGATAGGGCGAATTAATTTTTTCATTTTTTCAAAGTTGAAACCAGAACTTAAAAAATCTCTAACGAATTCTTGTAATTTTAAATCGGCATTCAAAATCTCCAGAAGTATAGAAGGATTGCTCACAATGGTTTTATGATTTGTTTTAATAAAATCATATAGTCCAACTAAGGCGTCTTTGTTTTTCCAAAGGTTAAAGGCATACAATCTTGACTGAGGAGAAGATAAGGATCTGTAAATCGATAATTTGCTTATCAAGTTTTGTTTAAAAGAAAATAGTTCTTTTCTTTTTTTTTCTCGACTGAATATGCTTAGGTTAAGAACCTCGTTCCGCTTTGCAGAAAGTAATTCCAAATCTTCGGGGTCTCTAAGGAAATTAATAGACAGGGTCTCATCTTTTGCAGATGATTTCTGAATAATAAATTTACACAAATTTCCGGTGAAAAGAGCCTCTTTTAACTCTTTTGATAAGTACTTCGGGTTGTAATTTAATATAGATTCTATAGTTCCCTCCTCAAGGGTTTTGCCCAGAAGCCAAGTGTTTAGGATCCTACAAATGTATATAATGGAATCTTTGAGTGTTAAAGAAGTGTCTTTATTTTTTACAAATTCGTTATGGATGTAGGCAGCTCCTTCAAATATTTTTTGAGTCAGGAGATCCCAAGTTTCTGGATTATCAAAGCAAAAACAAAGGACATCTGACAGTGAATACGCAAGAGAAAAATCCACTATGCTGTCTTTGCATGGTGATAGTCTTGGCGTGATATTTGGCTTGTATGATGAAGGAGCAAAAAGATAGAGAAGCTCTTTTTCTAAACAATCCAAAAAGCCATGGTGCTCGCTTTTTATTAGACTACTGGTTAGGGAGATTTTTTGGGTCAACGCCCTAAAATCCTCTTGGAACATTTTCACTCTTCGCCTTGCTTCCTCTTTTGGGAACAAAGGACTGAGGTAGGGAGAGATAGATATTGTGACAGTATCTAACACTTTTCCTTGTTTGGCGTCTTCAGATTCTCTCAGCAGGAAACTTTTTTGTGAAATTCCCCATTTGATAAGGTCTTTTTGTCTTTGGGAAAAAATAAGTTTAGTTTCATTGAAAGAACTGAATTGCGATAACTCTCTTTTATTTATGAAAAATAATAAAGTGATTCCAAGGAACCAAATAGAAAAAATAGATACAGGGACCGCTATGGAAGCTCCCGTTAGAGGGCACGCGCCCGTGGCTACTAATATGGAGATAACAGTTACGGCAAGGATCGTTAGTGTTTTGAGAACAATCAGGATAATTCGATCTCTAGAAGAAAAAAGAGTGTGTTGGTTGTGAGTGTTCCTTTCAAAGGAACTAAGACTAGGAACCAAAAGAATTCCAACCTACTAAATAATAAACGGCGTAATATACCCTCCGCTTGGATTTTTGTGCAAAAAATAACAATGATCTTAGTAAAAAGTGGCGAAGATCTCTCTGAAGGTAATATTTTCTGTTGTTATTGAGGTTGAAAGTTCTGCTCGCTTCGAACTCTTTTTGTTCTTGCCTTTAAGGTGATTTTTTCTGAGAATCTCTCCCTTCTTGAAAACACGGAAGGTGTCTTTAAGGGAGTTTGCGATTATAGCGTTGCAAGAGGACCGTGGGTTTAAGTGATTTTTAGTCTAATGGAGGACATATGCTAGAAAAAGAGGATGAGGTTTCTATGGGCAGAGCTTTTTTGTCTAATTCTGATCCCCTTATAGCTTTTTTTGGTGGAGATAAGGTTTCTCCCAAGAGTAAGGAGTATTTGTTTGCTCAAGAGTTATCTGAGAAGTTATCCAACGATTGCTTTAACATTGTTACTGGTGGCGGGCATGGCATCATGGAGGCAGCTAATTCTGGGGCTATCTCTGGTTCGGGACTATCTTATGTATTGCATTTTGAGGAATTCCCTTTTAATCCATACTTCTCCCCTGGTTGTATATTTTCTTTTAAGGATCTGTATGCACAAAAACGGGTTATTTTAGAGAATGTCGCAGCTTACATCTTCTTCCCAGGAGGGTTTGGAACGCTTAATGAGCTTTCGGAAGTTATTGCTTTATTTTCTATGGAACAGCTTCTTGTTCGTCCTGTCATTCTTGTGGGCAGTGGTTTTTGGTCCCCTCTTTTGGATTGGATTAGAACACAGATTTTTCAAAACAATTATGCAGATACTAGTGTCTTTTCGCATCTACAGGTTCTAGATGATCAAGAAGCTGTCATTGATATTGTTAAGTCTTTTTTAGATAATTTGTGAAAACGGTTTTTCGTCTTCCATATATCGCTTGAAATCAATGGCTTGCGGGTTGTAAACTTGTGTTTTTGTGTTGGTGGTTAGCCTTTACCAATTATCGTTGTTAATTCTTTTTCAACTTGCTGGGCAAGATGTCTTTTGGTCAAACTGTAAGGTCTAACATACTAAATAATCTTCCGAGAAGTTTTACCCAGTTGCCTGGTGTTTATGGGCTCCAAAGACAAAAAGTTGAGGGAGATAGGCTGACCTTTTTCGTTGTATCTGTGATTGTAGTTCTGGGAGCTATCGTGTCTGTGATTTCTGCCTATGCCCTGGGATTATCTGGACTTTTCACTTCTGTAGCTCCGCTTTATGGAGCTTTATCAGGAATTTCTTTAGGCTTATTTGCCTGTTTAGGATCGATAACTTTTCTCTCCAGGTTAGCGTTATCTCGGATTAATAGTTTTCGAAATGTAAATTCTTTTTTAAGGAAGCACCGATGTAAATTTTCTCATATTGATGATCAGCAGAGAGCGTTTCTATCCTTGCTAAGTCCAACAAATTATGATTATGTGTTAACGCAAAAAAAAGCTTGGACGCATCCTCTTTTTCCTTGCAGAGTTATTTTATCTGCTGGATCTGTAATATTAGGAGTTGGGTTATTAACAGCAGGTGTCTATGTTTTATCGGCTTACCCTGGTAATTTTCTTTCGCATCCATTAGCTTCAATAAGCTTTTCTTTTTTAAGTTCATCCCTTGTTTTTTCCGGGTTATCTGCATTTAAAACGCATTTTTTGCTAGCCGAGGGAGTTAGTAGTTTACAGCTACTGTACCTGAGCCAGTACCTTCTTCCCAAATCAACAAAAAATATTCATAAAGAAAGAGATGAAGAACTTAACGCTTTACGTCTGCAACTATCTAAAGAGAGTTTGTCAAAAGAAAAATTTTTGCGAAAAAAAAACCTTGCAGAGTTTAGGTTAAAAAAGGTCGAGGAAGAACTTCAGGAATGCATGCAGAAGGCCTTATTTGAGGAGGAAAAACAACAGAGTTCGAAGACGAGTATTTCTGTACAGACTTCGGAAGAAAGTGAGGTGTCAGATGAGTCTGAGCAAGAAGATTCAGAATTTTTTGAATCCTTGTCCTTGATTAGCACTGATTCGGAGGAAGAAATTGAAACAAACCCATTATCATTAAAGATGTTATCAAAAGCTAATTCCGAAAAGTCCTCTAATAGAAAAGTATTTTCCACGAGCAAAATAGTTTCTCGGGTAGGTTCTTCTATTCTTTCTTCAGAGTCTAAGCGTCTTTTTCAGCCAGGAAACAGATTGATTTTAACTGGTTTAGGAGCACTTTTTGTTGGGGTTCAAGGTATATGCTATGGAGCTGAAGTGATTCAATTAAAGGTTTCATCCCTGAAATGCTCCAGTAAAGTACAGGAAGCGGGCTCTTGGATTCAAAAAAATAGTAAAATTATTACTGGGGTAGTTCTCGAAATTTTAGAGGAAGAAAAGAAAAATAAGGAAGCTTCATTCTCCTGGTTGCTTTTTAGATTTTTTGGAATCAAAGTCCTCAAGAAGTCGAGTTAATCTTTTATTAAGATTTCTTTAATTATTAATTGTTATTTCTGTTTTTATGTTTTAAATATCTGTTTTTGTTATAATTACTACCTGTTTATGATTTGATCTATCTTTTAGAGGGTAATTAATTATGACCTTTGTAAGAAATGAGTCTAATCTTTCTTTGAATTTTGAGAACACCGAGTCTCTATTTAATGAAGGGGTCGCAAACAAAGGAAGGCCTTTTTCTAGGTCCCTGCTTTCCGTAACCCTTTTGGCTCTCGGAGCTATAGTCATGGTTTCTGGGGTGATAGCTTTAATTCTGTCTTCTCCAGCTATTCCTATTACGGCTTCGGTAATTCTGGGAATCACCTCAATTTCTTTTGGGTCAATCTTATTAACGATATCCGTCATGGTGTTGGCTTCTTCTAAATTATTTGAGCACTTCAACAAAAAGAAGGAAGAGGTTGCTGAGTTGTTGGACAAGATTTCCTTCTTAGAGTGCTCCGAGTGCGAGTTAGAAAGTGCGCTGAGGACAGCTAAGGAGAATGAAACGTCCTTGATGTTGACTTTACAGACGAAAGAGGAATTTATTTCTGAGTTGGAGTCCGGAATATCTTCCAGCAGGGAGCGCATTAAGGGGATCCAAGACCAGTTCGATCTTATGAGATCGGAAAATCATGAGCTAGCTAATAAGCTCAAGATTTCTGAAAAAGTTTTAAAAGAAAAAGAAGAAAAGTTTCTTCAAGAAAACCTAGTCTTGACTCAGTGTAATAGAGATCTCGAGGCTCTTAATAAACGAATTAGACAAGAGTTAGAAAGACAGGTTATTTTATTAGCTGAGCTAAAAAATAAGGAGTTTGAGTTAGAAGAGCAGCTTCTTATTAATAAAAAATCCACCTTGGAAGCATTTAATGCTGACAAAGAGCTTTTAAATTTGGGTTCGAAACTTGTTGATTTATTCAGAGAAAACCATCGATTGAAAGATAGACTAAAATTATTTGACGGGAGTCTAGATTGCAAGAATTTATCACAACTTCCCACCTCCTTTGGTAAAGGTTCAAGTACCACCTCTCCCCTTCCTGTTCCTTCTTTTGTTATGTCTGGAGCATCAGTAGAGACTAGAGGCTTTCTTTCGGAACCTGATAACGCAAGAGTTCCCAATATTTCTGAAAATTACAACGAAAAGGGGTATAAAGAAGAATCCTCCTATCAGCAAGATGAGGAAGAGCAGGGAGAACAGGAGGAAAGTTTACAAGAAGACGATAAGACAGACAGCTAGAAAAAGAGAGAAAAAGGGGAGAAAACTTTTGTCTTTTCTCTTTTTTAAGCTTTGTAGGACCTAACCTTCTGCTTTTGAAAGAGCAGCTTCTCTTAATTAAAGAATACAGCATTAATGACCCCTGTAATGACAAAGAACATAAGCATAGACATAATGTCATTAAGAGCGGTTACTATTGGGCCGGATGCTAGGGCTGGGTCTACTCCTATTCTGACAAAGAAAAAGGGAGATAAAACTCCTAATGTTGTAGCAGTCAATGAGGCTCCTAAAATACCTGTTGCTACAGTCATACCTAATTGAAGATTATTGCCTAGGAAGAAACCAAGGAAGCTGGCTCCGTAAACTATAAGACCACACAATATTCCAAGAATAATCCCAGTTAAAAGGCCTATCCCCATTTCTTTAAAGATAGTTTCTCGTCTCCTGCCGCAAGGGAGGGTGCCAGTAGCCATGCTTCGGACCAATATTGTGCTACATTGAACCCCCACATTTCCAGACATCCCATTGATAAGAGGAATGAAAAACATAATAAGTGATAATAGACCAGGAGCGAGCCTTTGGAAATACGCCATAGCGGAGGCACTGGTCAATCCCGCTAGCAAGGTAAAGAGAAGCCATGGAGCTCTTAGAAGAAACCGTTGGAATACATGGCAGTTGTGATATCCAAGGTCCTCCGTAGTTCCTGCCATTTTTGCAATAGTCTCATCAGCAATATCCTCTATTGTTTCGACGACATCTTCGTAAGTGATAGCCCCTATGAGAAAATTGTCTTCATCAACCACGGGCAAAGCAGCGATCTTATATCTTTCAACGATGTCCACAACTTCTTCTCTTGTGGCATCAGGAAG
This sequence is a window from Chlamydiifrater volucris. Protein-coding genes within it:
- the mgtE gene encoding magnesium transporter, giving the protein MGELNRTDQEKVDSGFSHLMDTKTGHLDDELSFKLEKAFNHLSTTDIHSHDVSKIVSEYNPIDLAYAVSGLPSASRAVLYKNLSCISSKVAFIINTDSASRWAIFRKLSDTEVCSLIEQMPPDEAVWVLDDIPDRRYRRILDLIDSKKAQKIKDLQKHGRNTAGRLMTNEFFAFPMETTLQDVSSCIRNNPGIDLTRLVFVLDFKGELQGVVTDRSLIINPPEVSLKQIMHQIEHKVLPDATREEVVDIVERYKIAALPVVDEDNFLIGAITYEDVVETIEDIADETIAKMAGTTEDLGYHNCHVFQRFLLRAPWLLFTLLAGLTSASAMAYFQRLAPGLLSLIMFFIPLINGMSGNVGVQCSTILVRSMATGTLPCGRRRETIFKEMGIGLLTGIILGILCGLIVYGASFLGFFLGNNLQLGMTVATGILGASLTATTLGVLSPFFFVRIGVDPALASGPIVTALNDIMSMLMFFVITGVINAVFFN